The following proteins are encoded in a genomic region of Rhodoferax aquaticus:
- a CDS encoding LysR family transcriptional regulator: protein MKAPDRAFARRIDLTSLQLFVAVCELGSIGKAAEREFIAPSALSKRLSDLESTLDTALLYRHSRGVDLTPAGQSLLHHARAVLFNLERMQGELSDYADGVRGHIRVHASISATVQFLPEDLGDFIRQHAEVKIDLEEHLSTEVIRAVQEGAADLGICNTAEGIGDLQRHTYRQDQLVLVVPAKHALAQEADIGFADTLAYDHVGLHSNSSIYLAMRHAAAHVDRSIKLRIQVTGLDAMCRMIHNGLGIGVMPKRAFELMHGVGNLTAVTLTDAWATRSIELVARDFSTLPRTARLLVDHLCKDSVAAT from the coding sequence ATGAAAGCTCCCGATCGCGCCTTCGCTCGTCGTATAGACCTCACCTCGCTACAGCTGTTTGTCGCGGTGTGCGAGCTCGGCAGCATCGGCAAAGCGGCGGAGCGCGAATTCATTGCGCCTTCCGCACTCAGCAAACGACTCAGCGACCTTGAGTCCACCTTGGACACAGCCTTGCTATACCGCCATTCGCGCGGTGTAGACCTGACGCCTGCCGGCCAAAGCCTTTTACACCATGCCCGTGCCGTTCTGTTCAATTTAGAGCGCATGCAGGGTGAACTGAGTGACTACGCAGACGGCGTACGCGGCCACATTCGCGTGCACGCGAGCATCTCGGCCACTGTGCAGTTTTTGCCAGAAGACTTGGGCGACTTCATTCGCCAACATGCCGAGGTGAAAATTGATCTTGAAGAGCACTTGAGCACAGAGGTGATACGAGCAGTGCAAGAAGGAGCCGCTGACCTAGGCATTTGCAATACGGCGGAAGGCATTGGCGACTTGCAACGGCACACCTACCGCCAAGATCAGTTGGTTCTGGTGGTTCCTGCCAAGCACGCTTTAGCGCAAGAAGCTGATATCGGCTTTGCTGACACGCTGGCCTATGACCATGTGGGGCTGCATTCCAATAGCTCCATTTACTTGGCGATGCGACACGCTGCGGCGCATGTGGATCGATCCATCAAGCTTCGCATTCAAGTCACAGGCCTCGATGCCATGTGCCGCATGATCCACAACGGATTGGGCATAGGCGTTATGCCAAAGCGCGCTTTTGAGCTCATGCACGGGGTCGGCAATCTGACCGCCGTGACATTGACCGATGCGTGGGCCACCCGCAGCATTGAACTTGTCGCACGGGACTTCTCTACCTTGCCGCGCACCGCGCGCCTGTTGGTCGACCACCTGTGCAAGGACTCAGTCGCCGCCACCTAA